The Ferrimonas balearica DSM 9799 genome includes the window GGCTGCCCGCATCCCCTGGTAGATCAGAGTGGCTTCACGCTGGCCGCTGATCACCTCAATGGGGTAACCGAGGCGAGGCTCCCCTTCCGCGATGAACTGAGCTGCGTTGTCGGCTTGGCGCAGGGCGGCGGTGGCCAGCACCGCCACTCGGGCGGGTTGGTACTGCTTCAGCAACTCGCCAAACCAGGCCAGGCAATCCAGTCCTTCGGCCATGGCGTCATCGCCAATGTGGCCGTCCAGGGCCAGGCCCCGGGCAAGACGGGCTTTGCGTTTGTGTTTGGCAATGATGGTGGGAACCGCCGGGCCGGTTTTGGCAATCAGCAGATTAAAGCTGTTGGAGCCAAGGGTGATGGCGGCAACCAGGGTGTCGGAAGGGTCGGTTTGGGGTTTTACCATAGGGGAGTGGGTTCATCGGGCCTGGCCCGCTCAGTGCTAGTCCTCGCCATTGGCTTTGCAATGGCAAAACGGCGGCCATCAGGCCGCCGTTATCCGTTTATCGCCGGGGCCGCGGGCCCCGTCCGCCGCCACTACGGCCGTCGCGTCGCTGACCATCGCGACCACCCGGACGGCGGTTGCGCTGGATGCGTTGCGGACGCGGAATGTCAGTCAGCAGAGCGGTGGCATCGTAGCTGCTCACCGGGATCTGATGGCCAATGTACTCTTCGATGGCCGGCAGGTTCAGAGCGTACTGCTCACAGGCAAAGCTGATGGAGTGCCCGGTAGCGCCCGCACGACCGGTACGACCGATGCGGTGTACGTAGTCTTCGGCATCGTCCGGCAGGTCGTAGTTGAATACGTGGGTCACGTCAGCGATGTGCAGACCACGGGCTGCCACGTCGGTGGCCACCAGGAAGTCGACTTCACCGGCTTTGAACTGCTCCAGGATCTTGACCCGCTTCTTCTGCGGTACGTCACCGGTCAGCAGGCCCACGCGGTGGCCATCGCCCGCCATCCAGGCCCAGATGTCTTCACAACGGTGCTTGGTGTTGGCGAAGATGATCGCCTTGTCCGGCCAATCTTCCTCAATCAGGGTCAGCAGCAGACGCATCTTGTCATCGTTGGAGGGGTAGAACAGCTCCTCCTTGATGCGCTTACCGGTTTTCTGCTCCGGCTCCACCTGCACGTGCTCCGGCTCGTTCATGTGCTCGTAGGCCAGCTCCTGCACCTTAAAGGAGAGGGTGGCGGAGAACAGCATGTTACGACGCTCAGCCGGGGCCGGCATACGACGGAACAGGTAGCGGATGTCTTTGATAAAGCCCAGATCGAACATGCGATCGGCTTCATCCAGCACCATCACCTGGATGCCGTTAAGCTTGTAGGTGCCCTGCTTGTAGTAGTCGATCAGGCGACCGGTGGTGCCGATAAGGATATCGACGCCCGCCTCCAGGGTGGCGCGCTGGCTGTCGTAGCCTTCGCCGCCATAGGCCAGACCCAGCTTCAGGCCGGTGGCCTCGGACAGCGGTTCCGCGTCCTTAAAGATCTGGATGGCCAGTTCCCGGGTCGGGGCCATGATAAGGGCGCGGGGGCTCTTACCATCGTGACCTTCCGGGGCGGGCTGCTTCAGCAGCTCGTGGAAGGTGGCGACCAGGAACGCCAGAGTTTTGCCGGTACCGGTCTGGGCTTGACCCGCAATGTCCTTACCGGACAAGACGATAGGCAGGGTCAGCGCCTGAATCGGCGTGCAGTGGGTAAATCCACTCGATTCCAGGGCTTCAACCACTTGGGGAGCCAGCGGAAAATCGGCGAATTTGGTTTCGGTAAGATGGGTCTTAGTCATAACGGTGCAGCATATCGGAAGCGCTTGCCATTGGGAACCTAATCAAGTCAAATAATCGCCATATCTCATCGTCTTCGGACCCTTCAATCCCACCCTTAGTCAAACGGGGTTGAAAGCCAGGGGCGGTGTCCCCAGATAGGACCTCATGGGGCGTCCCAAGGACGCTAGCCGAACTAGAAACGGAGTTAACAATGAGCGACAAGATTGTGCAGCTGTCCGATGACAGCTTCGAGACCGATGTACTGAAAGCGGACAAGCCGGTCCTGGTGGACTTCTGGGCAGAGTGGTGTGGCCCCTGCAAGATGATCGCTCCGGTTCTGGATGAGCTGGCCGAAGAGTACGGCGACCAGCTGACCATCGGCAAACTGAACGTTGACCAGAACAGCGAAACCCCGCCGAAGTACGGCATCCGTGGTATCCCCACCCTGCTGCTGTTCAAAGACGGTCAACTGGCGGGCACCAAGGTTGGCGCCGCCTCCAAGACCCAGCTGAAAGAGTTTATCGACGCCCACCTGTAAGACAGGCTCTGCGACGAAAGGAATCGGGCAGTCGAGTTAGCACTGATTGCTTGGCAGGGCCGTCCTCTGGGCGGCCCTTTTTAACGTTCGAAACCCCGCCAAAACGCTGGACGCTCCCAGACATTGGTGCTAGCTTAATAGCCAGTACATTTCTCGCCCTAAACGGGCAAATCTCCATTATTCAATCACAGCAACAGTGACATAGCCGCGCTCTTTTCCTGAGTGCACAATCAAAAGACCCACCCATATGAACCTTACCGAACTGAAACAGAAACCGGTCTCCGAACTGGTTGCCCTGGCCGAGTCCATGGGCCTGGAGAACCTGGCTCGTGCACGGAAGCAAGACATTCTGTTCGCCATCCTGAAGGCGCACGCCAAAAGCGGTGAAGACATCTACGGCGACGGCGTCCTGGAGATCCTGCAAGACGGCTTTGGCTTCTTGCGTAGTGCGGACTCCTCCTACCTTGCCGGCCCGGATGACATCTACGTCAGCCCCAGCCAGATCCGCCGTTTCAACCTGCGAACCGGTGATTCCATCTCCGGTAAGATCCGGCCGCCGAAAGAGGGTGAACGCTACTTCGCCCTGCTGAAAGTCAGCGAAGTTAACTTCGACCGCCCCGAAAGCTCCCGCAGCAAAATCCTGTTTGAAAACCTCACCCCCCTGCACGCCAACGATCGTCTGCGCATGGAGCGGGGTAACGGTTCCACTGAGGACATCACTGCCCGCGTTCTGGATCTGGCCAGCCCCATCGGTAAAGGTCAGCGTGGCCTGATTGTGGCACCGCCGAAAGCCGGTAAAACCCTGTTGCTGCAGAACATCGCCCAGTCCATCGCCTACAACCACCCTGAGTGTGTGCTGATGGTGCTGCTGATCGACGAACGTCCGGAAGAGGTGACTGAGATGCAGCGCCTGGTGAAGGGCGAAGTGGTGGCCTCCACCTTCGACGAGCCGGCATCCCGTCACGTTCAGGTGGCTGAGATGGTGATCGAGAAGGCCAAGCGCCTGGTTGAGCACAAGAAAGACGTGGTCATTCTGCTCGACTCCATCACCCGTCTGGCCCGCGCCTACAACACCGTGGTACCGAGCTCCGGCAAGGTTCTGACCGGTGGTGTGGACGCCAACGCCCTGCATCGTCCGAAGCGTTTCTTCGGTGCGGCCCGTAATGTTGAGGAGGGCGGCAGCCTGACCATCATCGCCACCGCGCTGATCGACACCGGCTCCAAGATGGACGAAGTGATCTACGAAGAGTTCAAGGGCACCGGTAACATGGAACTGCACCTGTCTCGTAAGATCGCCGAGCGCCGCGTGTTCCCGGCCATCGACTTCAACCGCTCCGGCACCCGTCGTGAAGAACTGCTGGCGGGCAGCGAAGAGCTGCAGAAGATGTGGATCCTGCGTAAGATCCTCAACCCGATGCAGGAAGTCGAAGCAATGGAGTTCCTCATCGACAAGCTGGCCATGACCAAGACCAACGACGAGTTCTTTGACGCGATGAAACGCGCCAAGTCCTGATTTCAGTCCGGTCTGACAGCCAAAAAACACCGCCTGATGGCGGTGTTTTTTTATGCCGGTTTGATTCGGGCAACGGGCCAGTCTCTCTGGGGAGGTGCCACCGTACTGCCACCGTTGGCTGCACTGGACTATAACCAGTAATACCACTGTGACTGGGGGAACAGACCATGGCCGAAGCGACCCAACCCATTGAACGGCGCCAACAGCAGGAGCGCCGACAGCACCATGAACGCCGTCAGCAAACCCGCTTTGGTGATGAGCAGGGCGACCGCCGCATCAGCGACCGGCGCCACGAGGACCGTCATCCGCCGCGCTAGCCACTGAGCTCGTCAGCACCACCGCACCGGCGCCAGAAAACAGAACGCCCCGGTCTGGGCCGGGGCGTTGCTATCGGGCTTTCAGGCTCAGAACTTAAAGCCGAGCTGCGCCATGGCGCCACGCTCATCATCGCTGCCGAACTGGCCAGCCAGGTCGAGGGTGAACACGTCACCCGGGGAGATCCCCAGGCCCAGGCTCAGCACATCTTCGTAGTTGCCTTCCAGATCATGACGATAGCCTGCGCGCAGCTGGGCGTGGCCGGCAAAGTCATACTCCAGACCCAGGCGGGCCCACTGGCGCGGGTCGGTAAACAGCGCGAAGGACTCATCCTTAATCAGGTCCAGATCCAGGGCCGCGGTAAAGCCGCCCTGCTGGTACGCCACCGCACCGATCACTGTGGGCTTCAGTTCCACATCCTGGTTATTGGTGTTGCGCACCGACTGGCTGATCAGGTTGCGACCCACCAGGCCGTACTGCCACGGGCCGTAGCTGCCCTGAAAACCCACATCGAAGTTAAATTCAGTCTGGTCGTTCAGGTTGTCGTCGGAGGTGATGTCATCCTCGTCAAAGTTGCTGACGTTGGCGTTGTAGTAGTAGGTGTCAAAGCGCTGCACCTTGGGCGACACACCAACGGAGAACTGGCCCAGCCAGGGGCTCTGGAACTCACGGGCGAAGCTCAGGGCCACCTCAGTGATGCCCACCGCCTGCACATCGGCGTTGGACTGAATCGCGTCCTGATCGAACGGCGCGCCGGCCAGCGCATCGTCCAGCAGCTGCTCATCCTCTTCGATGTAGTTGATCAGGCCGTTACCCACCAGATAGCCATTGAGGGAGAGACCGAAGCCCAGGGTTTTGCTCGGCACAAAGAACCCCAGCAATACGCCCGCGTTGGCTTCCGGCTTGGCCTGGTTGAGATCTTCCAGCTGGCCGACGATGTCGTCTTTCAGCCGCTCAGCTTCCGGCAATCCATTGGGATCACCGCTGTTCACCAGGGCTTCAAACGCGTCGAGGTTGTCCTGCAGCGCATCGATGTCATCAATGGTGTCTTCATAATCCCGCGCCAGGACACCGGCACCGAGCTGGAAATAGAAATCTTCGCTGTCTTTAAAGCGGGTCAGCAGCGCCGGGTTCTGGCTGGCACGGGTGTAATCCCCCGAAGCGACACCGACCCCACCCATGCCACCGGCACGGGCATCAGCAAAGGGAACGGCATTGGCGGTAGTGCTGAGCAGGGGGAGCAGCGCCAAGCTTACGGCGCCCAAATAAAAGCGTTTCATCAATTACTTCCTTGTCCAAAAAAGCGGACGGATCATACCCCAATAGGGTGAGAGTACTGGGGGCTCGATCACGACCTCGGCACCTTGTGGTCACAGGATGACAGCGCGCACGCCCCCATCTTTTAACGACCAACCCGAGGTCAAACTTGAGTGAAATTACTGCTGGGGAGGACAGGGTTCGGCCTGATAGCGATCCACCAGGTAGTCGTAGCGGTAACACTGGCCCTGCCACTGATAGCGGGTGCCCTGCCCGGTTTGGATCAGGCGGGCATTGGCCGGAAGCGTGGCGCGACTGCCTCGCTCGGTCTGCTCCTGAGTGAGAGTCCGGGGCGGAGACTGCACCACCACTTTAGGCTGCGGCTTGGGTTTAGGCGTGCTGCGGTAGGGATAGCGGTAGGGGTAACGGTAGCGATCATCCCAGTAACGCCGCTCCCAGCGGGAGGGGTACCAGGGGTAGTGCCAGCGACCAGTGTAGTACGGGGCACCGTAGCGGTAGTGGCCATAGCTGACGTGGGGGGAGCCATAGTGCACTGACCAGCCCCACTGCCCTGCCCAGCTCCGGGCCGGCAGCATCAGGGCGGTCAGCAGGACCAGGGGCAGCAACGCCAGCGCCAGCTTAGGGACAGGGGATCGGCACATAATCGGTGGTCATCCAGTTTTTGCGGTAACACCCCACCTCGTTCTGCCAGTAGCGGCCCTGGGGCGAGGTGCGCTCCACCGCCCCGGCGGGCGGGTTGCCAAGGGTCGGGTTGGGGCTGGCCGGCGGCGTCACCAGGGTATCGAAGTCGGTGCGGGCCTGGCCATTGCCCTCCAGCCTCAGGGTTGGAGTGGAGGGTGCCAGTGGGTCATCCAGCCCCTGCCAACGAGCGGGGTCGTGGCGCTGCTGATATTGCTGTTGCCAGGTCTGCTGGTGCCAGCGCTGATTTTGCTGCCACGCCTTTTGCTGCTGCCAGCGTTGCTCCAGCGGTGGTGCCCCGATGGGCCGCTGGGACTTATACCCCGCGTTCCAGTTCGGTGGTTGGTTGGCCAGCAGCATCAGGGCCAAAATCGCCGTGCTGGTGATCCCCATAGGAGAGTCCCCCGTTTGCGCTCTGATGTCAGTTTAGGCCGCG containing:
- the rhlB gene encoding ATP-dependent RNA helicase RhlB, which gives rise to MTKTHLTETKFADFPLAPQVVEALESSGFTHCTPIQALTLPIVLSGKDIAGQAQTGTGKTLAFLVATFHELLKQPAPEGHDGKSPRALIMAPTRELAIQIFKDAEPLSEATGLKLGLAYGGEGYDSQRATLEAGVDILIGTTGRLIDYYKQGTYKLNGIQVMVLDEADRMFDLGFIKDIRYLFRRMPAPAERRNMLFSATLSFKVQELAYEHMNEPEHVQVEPEQKTGKRIKEELFYPSNDDKMRLLLTLIEEDWPDKAIIFANTKHRCEDIWAWMAGDGHRVGLLTGDVPQKKRVKILEQFKAGEVDFLVATDVAARGLHIADVTHVFNYDLPDDAEDYVHRIGRTGRAGATGHSISFACEQYALNLPAIEEYIGHQIPVSSYDATALLTDIPRPQRIQRNRRPGGRDGQRRDGRSGGGRGPRPRR
- the trxA gene encoding thioredoxin TrxA, whose amino-acid sequence is MSDKIVQLSDDSFETDVLKADKPVLVDFWAEWCGPCKMIAPVLDELAEEYGDQLTIGKLNVDQNSETPPKYGIRGIPTLLLFKDGQLAGTKVGAASKTQLKEFIDAHL
- the rho gene encoding transcription termination factor Rho, with amino-acid sequence MNLTELKQKPVSELVALAESMGLENLARARKQDILFAILKAHAKSGEDIYGDGVLEILQDGFGFLRSADSSYLAGPDDIYVSPSQIRRFNLRTGDSISGKIRPPKEGERYFALLKVSEVNFDRPESSRSKILFENLTPLHANDRLRMERGNGSTEDITARVLDLASPIGKGQRGLIVAPPKAGKTLLLQNIAQSIAYNHPECVLMVLLIDERPEEVTEMQRLVKGEVVASTFDEPASRHVQVAEMVIEKAKRLVEHKKDVVILLDSITRLARAYNTVVPSSGKVLTGGVDANALHRPKRFFGAARNVEEGGSLTIIATALIDTGSKMDEVIYEEFKGTGNMELHLSRKIAERRVFPAIDFNRSGTRREELLAGSEELQKMWILRKILNPMQEVEAMEFLIDKLAMTKTNDEFFDAMKRAKS
- a CDS encoding conjugal transfer protein TraF codes for the protein MKRFYLGAVSLALLPLLSTTANAVPFADARAGGMGGVGVASGDYTRASQNPALLTRFKDSEDFYFQLGAGVLARDYEDTIDDIDALQDNLDAFEALVNSGDPNGLPEAERLKDDIVGQLEDLNQAKPEANAGVLLGFFVPSKTLGFGLSLNGYLVGNGLINYIEEDEQLLDDALAGAPFDQDAIQSNADVQAVGITEVALSFAREFQSPWLGQFSVGVSPKVQRFDTYYYNANVSNFDEDDITSDDNLNDQTEFNFDVGFQGSYGPWQYGLVGRNLISQSVRNTNNQDVELKPTVIGAVAYQQGGFTAALDLDLIKDESFALFTDPRQWARLGLEYDFAGHAQLRAGYRHDLEGNYEDVLSLGLGISPGDVFTLDLAGQFGSDDERGAMAQLGFKF